One segment of Helicobacter sp. MIT 05-5293 DNA contains the following:
- a CDS encoding GDSL-type esterase/lipase family protein, producing MSRIFALLICFLVPLFSLENMALKDIVKELNTPTSKPIIMPKTKKFLEQTHAWFDYQGELSALLAQKIHDKKDLKIRIFGDSHIAGDFLSHQLRGLLFESNAFGFVYPLYPAYHQNITLAYESENITLINVRKDEYADYPMGGIVAQPSKLPARIKLTPKIQLPMATLTKIIFKSPHKKEAILIQDAHDKRYKINAKRADVWQTIELNLQYPFEVQFLDEKVELGGFFIYQPKENRFVENIGINGAKSDIWRKWEERVFMQTMRLLPADLVILCYGSNDALYDNFNPQVFLKDYGDLIDKIKITNPDASILLIAPPTVVSKITPAKKTKKSKATYKITKNFQPVKKSIHELAEQKHTLLFDMDDFMNESGGKKKWEELSLAKLDVHLLPLGYRLMADKIFYELERLK from the coding sequence ATGAGTAGGATTTTTGCTTTATTGATATGCTTTTTAGTGCCGCTTTTTTCACTTGAAAACATGGCGCTTAAAGACATTGTCAAAGAGCTTAATACGCCTACTTCTAAACCAATCATTATGCCCAAAACAAAGAAATTCTTAGAGCAGACACACGCTTGGTTTGATTATCAAGGTGAGTTAAGTGCGTTGCTTGCTCAAAAGATTCACGATAAGAAAGATTTGAAAATCCGCATTTTTGGAGATTCTCATATTGCGGGGGATTTTCTCTCTCATCAATTGCGAGGGTTATTATTTGAAAGTAATGCCTTTGGATTCGTCTATCCTCTTTATCCTGCCTATCATCAAAATATTACCCTTGCTTATGAGAGTGAAAATATCACATTAATCAATGTCCGTAAAGATGAATACGCTGATTATCCTATGGGGGGCATTGTCGCGCAGCCCTCAAAGCTCCCCGCGAGAATCAAGCTTACACCTAAGATACAGCTTCCTATGGCGACTTTGACAAAAATCATCTTCAAATCACCGCATAAAAAAGAGGCGATTCTTATTCAAGATGCGCACGATAAGCGTTATAAGATTAATGCCAAACGCGCCGATGTGTGGCAGACAATTGAGCTTAATTTGCAGTATCCTTTTGAAGTGCAGTTTCTTGATGAAAAAGTCGAATTGGGGGGATTTTTTATCTATCAACCCAAAGAAAATCGTTTTGTTGAAAATATCGGCATTAATGGCGCAAAATCCGATATTTGGCGCAAATGGGAGGAGCGCGTGTTTATGCAGACGATGCGATTATTACCTGCGGATTTAGTGATCTTGTGCTATGGGTCAAATGACGCGCTTTATGATAATTTCAATCCACAAGTGTTTTTGAAAGACTATGGGGATTTGATTGATAAGATTAAAATCACCAATCCCGATGCGAGTATCCTGCTCATCGCTCCGCCTACGGTGGTGAGTAAAATCACACCTGCCAAAAAAACAAAAAAATCCAAAGCAACCTACAAAATCACAAAAAATTTCCAACCCGTGAAAAAAAGCATTCACGAGCTTGCCGAGCAAAAGCACACGCTCCTTTTTGATATGGACGATTTTATGAATGAAAGCGGAGGGAAGAAAAAATGGGAAGAGCTTTCACTTGCTAAGCTTGATGTGCATTTGTTGCCCTTAGGGTATCGGCTTATGGCAGATAAGATTTTTTATGAGCTTGAAAGGCTCAAATGA
- a CDS encoding DUF459 domain-containing protein, producing the protein MRASDMAQLRFIFISWVSLVLLVVLLHQSILTYVEQTYHNFSESKSVVGKFFGTIYAQVMLDDNALFVAMDLMSDTLEQVRKDIFRFGDSFDMSLEGEDTESSQNHAMSEVHRVSPPTESQESKHSKLDSESLESSLDTTFDANDMRQSSDIPTQPSLKASEDSVNNDLAKDSTSNLEELFPAPTHHDTQSLSDDLSKTSENPASLQDSLPRVQEQETPRDLLESSSPIPQRVIANPYIEVNEGANVLLIGDSMMQGVAPYIVKSLKKHHIHGINLSKHSTGLTYKHYFDWESATREALSKNPHIELVVVILGANDPWTMKKSIAFKTPPWEEIYLSRIQEIIDVAQDYGARVVWYEVPAVREEKLNAKIAYLNDLYERSVRESGEFFLQTNGIITQGAHYSAFIKNAKGKSVQVRIDDGVHFTSRGYKIMADILLNQLIIVPNQAFHTESQEDKD; encoded by the coding sequence ATGCGAGCTTCTGACATGGCACAGCTTCGATTTATTTTTATCTCATGGGTATCGTTGGTGTTGTTGGTTGTCTTGCTTCATCAAAGCATTTTGACTTATGTCGAGCAAACTTATCATAATTTTAGTGAAAGTAAAAGTGTGGTCGGAAAGTTTTTCGGCACGATTTACGCTCAAGTGATGCTTGATGATAACGCGCTTTTTGTCGCAATGGATTTAATGAGTGATACACTTGAGCAAGTGCGCAAAGACATCTTTAGATTCGGAGATTCGTTTGATATGTCTTTAGAGGGTGAAGATACAGAATCTAGCCAAAATCACGCGATGAGCGAGGTTCATAGAGTATCGCCCCCCACAGAATCTCAAGAATCCAAACACTCTAAGCTTGATTCTGAAAGTCTAGAATCAAGCTTAGATACTACTTTTGATGCAAATGATATGCGACAATCTAGCGACATTCCAACGCAACCTTCTTTAAAAGCAAGTGAAGATTCTGTGAATAATGATTTGGCAAAAGACTCTACTTCAAACCTTGAAGAGCTTTTTCCCGCGCCTACTCATCACGATACGCAATCCTTATCTGATGATTTGTCTAAAACTTCAGAGAACCCCGCATCTTTGCAAGATTCTCTGCCTCGCGTGCAAGAGCAAGAAACTCCTCGTGATCTTTTAGAATCTTCTAGCCCTATCCCTCAACGCGTCATCGCAAATCCTTATATCGAAGTCAATGAGGGTGCTAATGTGCTATTGATTGGAGATTCTATGATGCAAGGTGTCGCGCCTTATATTGTCAAATCACTCAAAAAACATCATATTCACGGGATTAACCTTAGCAAACACAGCACCGGACTTACTTACAAGCATTATTTTGATTGGGAAAGTGCGACAAGAGAGGCTTTGAGTAAAAATCCTCACATTGAGCTTGTCGTGGTGATTTTAGGTGCGAACGACCCTTGGACGATGAAAAAAAGCATTGCTTTTAAAACACCACCATGGGAAGAAATCTACCTTTCACGCATTCAAGAGATTATTGATGTGGCTCAAGACTATGGTGCGCGTGTCGTGTGGTATGAAGTGCCTGCGGTAAGGGAAGAAAAGCTCAACGCAAAAATAGCGTATTTAAATGATTTGTATGAGCGAAGTGTGCGAGAATCAGGAGAATTTTTCTTGCAGACTAATGGCATTATCACGCAAGGCGCACATTATTCGGCGTTTATTAAAAATGCCAAAGGCAAAAGCGTGCAGGTGCGTATCGATGATGGTGTGCATTTCACCTCACGAGGCTATAAGATTATGGCGGACATTTTACTTAATCAATTGATTATCGTGCCAAATCAAGCATTTCACACAGAATCTCAAGAAGACAAGGATTAG
- a CDS encoding MBOAT family O-acyltransferase yields MSYFSIEFALLLLAFFMLYWAWSKAYQIQNLLLLAFNYLIICLFSPYFAIVLFVFTCLVYFLALVIDTARVRFIFICCVLVVVLYLCFFKYYALIKDEFDALLAFIGLSLSVDIVFPLGLSFYTFASITYLRAVYEGAQSEVDDTHYQEGNPAFEGFFALATYLSFFPTLLAGPIMRSHFFFEQYHRIRTFGHIDEIIVLILFGVVKKALIANYLEIYSSPILQNPSEHHILELITGICAYSVQLYCDFSGYVNLVCAFALMLGFSLPPNFNMPYMAKNLKDFWSRWHISLSTFIRDFIYIPLGGNRKGFLNAQIFVLIAFTLSGLWHGNTLNFMLWGLLHGLGLVVLNCLRQIDFNLEGVPFLGSLITFIFVTFCWIFFYYPSFDEALEFFSACANGFNADFAYQDWLILACFLVVFMVYPFMRGFMDLCVKISSFVHWTLKPFVLAAIFTLLVGMMPQGIPNFIYASF; encoded by the coding sequence ATGAGTTATTTTTCGATTGAATTTGCCTTATTGCTTTTGGCGTTTTTTATGCTTTATTGGGCTTGGAGCAAGGCTTATCAGATTCAGAATCTTTTGCTTCTTGCCTTTAATTATCTTATCATTTGTCTTTTCAGCCCTTATTTTGCGATAGTGCTTTTTGTCTTTACTTGCTTGGTTTATTTTTTGGCTTTGGTGATTGACACGGCGCGGGTGCGCTTTATTTTTATTTGTTGTGTGCTTGTTGTCGTGTTGTATTTATGCTTTTTCAAATACTACGCATTGATTAAAGACGAATTTGACGCGCTTTTAGCCTTTATCGGGCTTAGTTTGTCTGTGGATATTGTGTTTCCTCTGGGGCTTAGTTTTTACACTTTTGCTTCTATCACTTATCTTCGGGCGGTGTATGAGGGTGCGCAATCCGAAGTCGATGACACGCATTATCAAGAGGGTAATCCCGCTTTTGAAGGCTTTTTCGCTCTTGCGACTTATTTGTCATTTTTCCCGACATTGCTTGCAGGTCCGATTATGCGCAGTCATTTTTTCTTTGAGCAATACCACAGAATCCGCACTTTTGGACATATCGATGAAATCATCGTGCTTATCCTCTTTGGTGTGGTGAAAAAGGCATTGATTGCAAATTACCTTGAGATTTATTCTTCGCCGATTCTGCAAAATCCCTCCGAACATCATATTTTAGAGCTTATCACTGGGATTTGCGCGTATAGCGTGCAGCTTTATTGTGATTTTAGCGGGTATGTGAATCTCGTGTGTGCGTTTGCGCTGATGCTTGGATTCTCGCTGCCGCCAAATTTTAATATGCCCTATATGGCGAAAAATCTCAAAGACTTTTGGAGTCGTTGGCATATTAGCCTCTCAACCTTTATTAGGGATTTTATTTATATCCCTTTAGGCGGCAATCGCAAAGGATTCTTAAATGCGCAAATCTTTGTGCTTATCGCTTTTACACTCTCCGGACTTTGGCATGGCAATACCCTAAACTTTATGCTTTGGGGGCTTTTGCATGGGCTAGGTTTGGTGGTGCTAAATTGTCTGCGACAAATCGACTTTAACCTCGAGGGCGTGCCATTTTTGGGATCTTTGATTACTTTTATATTTGTAACCTTTTGCTGGATTTTCTTTTATTATCCGAGCTTTGATGAGGCGTTGGAATTTTTCTCTGCGTGTGCGAATGGCTTTAATGCGGATTTTGCTTATCAAGATTGGCTTATTTTGGCGTGTTTTTTAGTCGTTTTTATGGTTTATCCCTTTATGCGCGGTTTTATGGATTTGTGTGTAAAGATTTCAAGCTTTGTCCATTGGACGCTCAAACCTTTTGTCTTGGCTGCGATTTTTACGCTACTTGTGGGTATGATGCCTCAAGGCATACCTAATTTTATTTATGCGAGCTTCTGA